One part of the Kryptolebias marmoratus isolate JLee-2015 linkage group LG2, ASM164957v2, whole genome shotgun sequence genome encodes these proteins:
- the LOC108240875 gene encoding extracellular calcium-sensing receptor-like — protein MLFAIEEINNSTDILPNITLGYKIYDTCGSIARSVRVALALVNGNEIVTSPLNACLRPAHVQAIMGETSSSPSTAIATSIGPFHIPLISHFSTCACLSDKTKYPSFLRTIPSDYYQSRALAHLVKHFGWTWVGAVRTNDDYGNNGMATFTETAQQLGICLEYSVSFFRTDSSYKIQKIMDIIKASTSKVIVAFVSHMDLDVLLQEFSKSNLTGYQWVGSEGWIFDSQTATRDKNHILDGAIGLSIPKAHVSGLKKFMLDVKPLNSSNNDLFTEFYEALFNCNFKQIQLEEIQTECTGHEDLTGVENSFTDMSLMPILYNVYKGVYAVAHALHDILECNKTCSNKVKLNPFTILQHIQKIHFKTKEGHEVYFNENGDPAAKYEIINWQLKVNDYVEFVTVGLYDAMLPADKQMSLQNKSLIWANQSLQVPVSVCSEKCPPGTRKVLQKGKPVCCYDCVRCAEGEMSNNTDSITCVKCPPEFWSNEKRNACIKKEELFLSYQEIMGALLTVASLFGTCLTAAVAVIFFRYRKTPLVRANNSELSFLLLFSLTLCFLCSLTFIGRPSEWSCMLRHTAFGITFVLCISCVLGKTIVVLMAFKALLPGNKVMKLFGPTQQRLSVLTFTFIQVIICILWLTISPPFPMKNLKEYKDKIILECALGSDVGFWSVIGYIGLLAMLCFIFAFLARKLPDNFNEAKLITFSMLIFCAVWITFIPAYVSSPGKFSVAVEIFAILASSFGLLICIFIPKCYIILLKPNKNTKKNMMGKGAPK, from the exons ATGCTTTTTGCAATTGAGGAGATTAATAACAGCACAGACATATTGCCAAACATCACTCTGGGTTATAAAATCTACGATACATGTGGTTCCATTGCCAGAAGTGTAAGAGTTGCTTTGGCCTTGGTTAATGGTAATGAAATTGTAACTTCACctttaaatgcatgtttaagACCTGCACATGTCCAGGCTATTATGGGAGAAACCTCTTCCTCTCCTAGCACAGCAATTGCTACTTCTATTGGACCATTTCATATTCCACTG ATCAGCCATTTTTCCACATGTGCTTGTCTCAGTGACAAAACCAAATACCCCTCATTTCTCAGAACCATACCCAGTGACTACTATCAGAGCAGAGCTTTGGCTCATTTGGTCAAACACTTTGGATGGACTTGGGTTGGAGCTGTTAGAACCAATGATGATTATGGCAACAATGGCATGGCAACATTCACAGAAACTGCCCAGCAGCTGGGCATCTGTCTGGAatattctgtttctttctttagaaCAGATTCAtcatacaaaatacaaaagataaTGGACATTATCAAGGCTTCAACTTCAAAGGTTATTGTTGCGTTTGTTTCTCACATGGATCTGGACGTGTTACTACAAGAGTTTTCTAAAAGCAACTTGACAGGGTATCAGTGGGTTGGCAGTGAGGGATGGATTTTTGATTCTCAGACTGCAACAAGGGATAAGAATCACATCCTGGATGGAGCTATAGGACTTTCTATCCCAAAAGCACATGTCAGTGGTCTTAAAAAGTTTATGTTAGATGTGAAGCCACTTAATTCATCAAATAATGACTTGTTTACAGAGTTCTATGAGGCATTATTCAACTGTAATTTCAAGCAGATACAATTAGAGGAGATTCAGACAGAATGTACTGGACATGAAGATCTGACTGGAGTGGAAAACAGCTTCACAGACATGTCACTCATGCCCATTCTTTATAATGTGTATAAAGGAGTGTATGCAGTGGCCCATGCTCTTCATGATATCCTTGAGTGTAATAAAACATGTAGCAACAAGGTGAAGCTAAATCCCTTCACT ATTTTACAGCACATTCAAAAGAttcacttcaaaacaaaagaaggacaTGAAGTTTATTTCAATGAAAATGGTGACCCAGcagcaaaatatgaaattataAACTGGCAGCTGAAAGTAAATGACTATGTGGAATTTGTAACAGTTGGTCTTTATGATGCAATGTTAccagcagacaaacagatgaGTTTGCAGAACAAGTCTTTAATTTGGGCAAATCAATCACTGCAG GTTCCTGTGTCAGTCTGCAGTGAGAAGTGTCCTCCAGGAACACGGAAAGTTCTCCAGAAAGGAAAACCTGTTTGCTGCTATGACTGTGTAAGATGTGCAGAGGGAGAAATGAGCAACAACACAG attctATCACCTGTGTGAAATGCCCTCCCGAGTTCTGGTcaaatgagaaaagaaatgcTTGCATTAAAAAGGAAGAACTTTTTCTATCATATCAAGAGATTATGGGAGCACTGCTCACTGTAGCCTCTTTGTTTGGAACATGTCTGACTGCTGCCGTAGCTGTCATTTTCTTCAGATACAGGAAAACTCCTCTTGTCAGAGCAaacaactctgagctgagcttcctgctgcttttctccttgactctgtgttttctctgctctctgaccTTCATTGGACGTCCCTCTGAGTGGTCCTGTATGCTTCGTCACACAGCTTTTGGCATCACTTTTGTCCTCTGCATCTCCTGTGTTCTGGGGAAAACAATAGTGGTTTTAATGGCATTCAAAGCTTTGCTTCCAGGGAACAAAGTGATGAAACTCTTTGGGCCTACACAGCAGAGACTCAGtgttcttacttttacttttattcaagTCATCATATGTATTCTCTGGTTAACCATTTCTCCTCCATTTCCAATGAAGAATTTGAAAGAATACAAAGATAAAATCATCTTGGAGTGTGCTCTGGGCTCAGATGTAGGTTTCTGGTCTGTAATTGGGTACATTGGACTTCTTGCCatgttgtgtttcatttttgcttttcttgctCGAAAACTGCCTGATAATTTCAATGAAGCAAAATTAATCACTTTTAGCATGCTGATATTCTGTGCAGTATGGATCACATTTATCCCAGCATATGTCAGCTCTCCTGGAAAGTTCAGTGTAGCTGTAGAAATTTTTGCAATTCTTGCTTCAAGTTTTGGACTTTTAATTTGTATATTCATTCCAAAATGTTATATAATCTTGCTGAAAcctaacaaaaatacaaaaaaaaatatgatggGAAAGGGGGCaccaaaataa
- the LOC108240825 gene encoding extracellular calcium-sensing receptor-like, producing the protein MTFTQMWPEQGWAFLHLLLVASFSLAEEPECRQRDPENSQLLKDGDIMLGGLFSFHTNWIEKEETYMRNPLPLQCMSLNFREFQLAQAMLFAIEEINNSSDLLPGITLGYKLFDTCGSIARSVKAALSLINGNENESATVKACTGPAHVQAIMGEASSSPSMAIATVTGPFHTPLISHYATCACLSDKTKYPSFLRTIPSDYHQSRALAHLVKHFGWTWVGAVRSNEDYGNNGMAIFTETAQQLGICLEYSETFFRTDPSEKIEKIIKIIKASTSKVIVAFLSHMDMEVLIEGLSAHNLTGFQWVGTEAWIFDSQTASRDKNHILDGAIGLYIPKAHVSGLKDFMFNVKPLNSTKDNLFTEFYEALFSCKFKKSQSEEVPTECTGHEDLIGVENIFTDMSHMSIFNNVYKGVYAVAHALHSILSCNKTCNNKVQLNPSMILQHIKKVNFKTKEGENVYFNENGDPVAKYEIINWQPRENDKVDFVIVGVYDASLPAEKQMNLQKKTLIWANNSLQVPVSVCSETCPAGTLKVLQKGKPVCCYDCIRCAEGEVNNNTDSVTCLRCPPEFWSNNNRDTCVTKEVEFLSYKEVMGILLTTASLFGTCMTAAVAVIFFKYRETPLVRANNSELSFLLLLFLTLCFLCSLTFIGRPSEWSCMLRHTAFGIAFVLCISCVLGKTMVVLMAFKATLPGTNMMKWFGPAQQRISVLGFTLIQVIICVTWLAISPPFPSKNFKDFKDKIILECALGSSVGFWSVLGYIGLLALLCFIFAFLARKLPDNFNEAKFITFSMLIFCAVWITFIPAYVSSPGKFSVAVEIFAILASSFGLLICIFFPKCYIMLLKPDRNTKKHMMGKGVFKS; encoded by the exons ATGACATTTACTCAGATGTGGCCAGAGCAGGGATgggcatttttacatttgttgttggTGGCATCTTTCTCACTGGCTGAGGAGCCAGAATGCAGACAGAGAGATCCTGAAAACTCACAACTACTTAAGGATGGGGACATCATGTTGGGTGGACTCTTCTCTTTCCACACAAACTGgatagaaaaagaagaaacctaCATGAGAAATCCCCTGCCACTACAATGCATGAG TTTGAATTTCAGGGAGTTCCAATTAGCCCAGGCTATGCTTTTTGCtattgaagaaataaataatagttCAGATCTACTACCAGGGATCACTCTTGGCTATAAACTGTTTGATACTTGTGGCTCCATTGCCAGAAGTGTAAAAGCTGCACTGTCCTTGATTAATGGTAATGAAAATGAATCTGCAACTGTGAAGGCATGTACCGGACCCGCACATGTGCAGGCCATAATGGGAGAAGCTTCTTCCTCTCCTAGCATGGCAATAGCTACTGTCACCGGGCCATTTCATACCCCTCTG ATCAGTCATTATGCAACGTGTGCTTGTCTCAGTGATAAAACTAAGTACCCATCCTTTCTCAGAACCATACCCAGTGACTACCATCAGAGCAGAGCTCTGGCTCATTTAGTCAAACACTTTGGTTGGACTTGGGTTGGAGCTGTTAGATCAAATGAGGATTACGGCAATAATGGCATGGcaatatttacagaaactgcACAGCAGCTGGGCATCTGTCTGGAATATTCTGAGACATTCTTCAGAACAGACCCAtcagaaaaaatagaaaagataattaaaattaTCAAGGCCTCCACATCAAAAGTGATTGTAGCTTTTCTTTCTCACATGGACATGGAAGTGCTTATAGAAGGGCTGTCTGCCCACAATTTGACAGGGTTTCAGTGGGTCGGTACTGAGGCATGGATCTTTGATTCTCAAACTGCATCAAGGGATAAGAATCACATCCTGGATGGAGCTATAGGACTCTACATTCCAAAAGCACATGTTAGTGGTCTTAAAGACTTTATGTTTAATGTGAAACCACTCAATTCAACAAAAGATAACTTGTTTACAGAGTTCTATGAGGCTTTATTCAGCTGTAAATTCAAGAAATCCCAATCAGAAGAGGTTCCGACAGAATGTACTGGACATGAGGATCTGATTGGAGTGGAAAACATCTTCACTGACATGTCACATATGTCCATTTTTAACAACGTGTATAAAGGGGTGTATGCAGTGGCCCATGCGTTGCACAGTATTCTCAGCTGtaataaaacatgcaacaatAAAGTGCAGCTAAATCCCTCTATG attttacagcacataaaaaaagttaacttcAAAACAAAGGAAGGTGAGAATGTTTACTTTAATGAGAATGGAGATCCtgttgcaaagtatgaaatcattAACTGGCAGCCAAGAGAAAATGACAAAGTGGACTTTGTCATTGTTGGTGTTTATGATGCATCATTGCCAGCAGAAAAGCAGATGAatctacagaaaaaaactttgatttggGCAAACAACTCGCTGCAG GTGCCCGTGTCAGTTTGCAGCGAGACGTGTCCTGCAGGAACACTTAAGGTTTTACAGAAAGGAAAACCTGTTTGCTGCTATGACTGTATAAGATGTGCAGAGGGAgaagtaaacaacaacacag ATTCTGTCACTTGTCTGAGATGTCCCCCTGAATTCTGGTCAAACAACAATAGAGACACCTGTGTGACAAAAGAGGTTGAGTTTCTGTCATACAAGGAGGTTATGGGAATACTGCTCACCACAGCTTCTTTATTTGGAACATGTATGACTGCTGCTGTCGCTGTCATTTTCTTCAAATACAGAGAAACTCCTCTTGTCAGAGCAAACAACTCTGAACtgagctttttgctgcttttgttcttgactctgtgttttctctgctctctgaccTTCATTGGACGTCCCTCTGAGTGGTCCTGTATGCTCCGTCACACAGCTTTTGGTATTGCCTTTGTTCTCTGCATCTCCTGTGTTCTTGGGAAGACAATGGTGGTTTTAATGGCATTTAAAGCTACACTTCCTGGAACAAATATGATGAAATGGTTTGGACCAGCACAGCAGAGAATCAGTGTGCTGGGTTTTACTCTAATACAAGTTATCATATGTGTCACCTGGTTAGCAATTTCCCCTCCTTTTCCATCTaaaaattttaaagattttaaagataaaatcattTTGGAGTGTGCTCTGGGCTCATCTGTAGGCTTCTGGTCTGTGCTTGGGTACATTGGACTTCTTGCCctgttgtgtttcatttttgcttttctggcTCGAAAACTGCCTGATAATTTCAATGAAGCAAAATTTATCACTTTTAGCATGCTGATATTCTGTGCAGTATGGATCACTTTTATCCCAGCATATGTCAGCTCTCCTGGAAAGTTCAGTGTTGCTGTAGAAATCTTTGCCATCCTTGCTTCTAGTTTTGGGCTGCTGATTTGTATCTTCTTCCCAAAATGTTATATCATGTTACTAAAAccagacagaaatacaaaaaagcaTATGATGGGGAAGGGTGTATTCAAATCTTGA
- the LOC108240874 gene encoding extracellular calcium-sensing receptor-like: protein MIFAINEINKNPEMLSGVRIGYKIYNSCGVMDILRAALALVSGLKTEVSDDNCTKTETVQAIIGHSGSSPTIAFAQVIGRFQIPVISHFATCACLSNRGEYPTFFRTIPSDFYQSKALAKLVKYFGWTWVGAVAVNNEYGLDGIAAFIQAAQDYGVCIEYSVAFSSSDPPNVLQKIVQIIKHSTSKVIIAFLSHREIKLLASELYKENITGLQWIGSDAWITDPSLTDSEGYTILLGSLGFTVAKARIPGLEEHLRQLHPSQFPESEFVRDFWEDVFDCSLNKTANTQKQPCTGFESLQTVSSQFTDVSELRFTKNVYKSVYAVAHALDNFIKCDDVRRPLSDASCYNTKHVQPWQVLQYLNFVNFTTVDGERVYFDKNGDSPARYELFNLQITNKGTMEGKTVGIFDASLQDDNQFIMNNISVVWGNGLTEVPVSDCSNKCLPGSYKVLQKGKPICCHDCIPCPAGEISNLTESPQCMECPPEFWSNKQRDACILKSIEFLAYDEILGILLAILSLLGIFLTLITTLIFYKHKETPLVRANNSELSFLLLFSLTLCFLCSLTFIGRPTEWSCMLRHTAFGITFVLSISCVLGKTIVVLIAFRATLPGSNVMKWFGPAQQRISVLALTLIQVLICILWLSLSPPFPFMNLLLYEDRIILQCSLGTAVGFCAVLGYIGLLAILCFVFAFLARKLPDNFNEAKFITFSMLIFCTVWITFIPAYVSSPGKFTDAVEIFAILASSYGLLFCIFLPKCYIILLKPEQNTKKNMMGKGT, encoded by the exons ATGATTTTTGCTATAAATGAAATCAACAAAAACCCAGAGATGCTGTCTGGTGTTAGAATTGGCTACAAGATTTATAATAGCTGCGGAGTTATGGACATACTGAGAGCTGCACTGGCACTTGTGAGTGGACTAAAAACAGAAGTCAGTGATGACAACTGCACAAAAACTGAGACAGTGCAAGCTATCATAGGGCACTCAGGATCAAGCCCAACCATTGCGTTTGCACAGGTTATTGGAAGATTTCAAATACCTGTG ATTAGTCATTTTGCTACCTGCGCCTGTCTGAGCAACAGAGGAGAGTACCCGACTTTTTTCAGAACTATCCCCAGTGATTTCTACCAAAGCAAAGCTCTGGCAAAGCTGGTGAAGTATTTTGGGTGGACCTGGGTTGGGGCTGTAGCTGTGAATAATGAATATGGTCTGGATGGCATCGCAGCATTCATCCAAGCTGCACAAGACTATGGAGTTTGTATAGAGTACTCTGTAGCATTTTCATCTTCAGATCCTccaaatgttttacagaaaatagtACAAATCATTAAGCATTCTACTTCCAAAGTTATCATTGCCTTTCTTTCTCACAGAGAAATTAAGTTGCTAGCTTCTGAGTTGTACAAAGAGAACATAACAGGGCTGCAGTGGATTGGCAGCGATGCATGGATCACAGATCCCTCACTGACAGATAGTGAAGGATACACCATCCTGCTGGGCTCACTTGGCTTCACTGTTGCCAAAGCGAGGATTCCTGGTCTGGAGGAGCATCTGAGGCAGCTCCACCCTTCACAGTTCCCTGAAAGTGAGTTTGTGAGAGATTTCTGGGAAGATGTGTTTGACTGCTCTCTgaacaaaactgcaaacacacaaaagcagcCATGCACTGGCTTTGAGAGCTTGCAAACTGTTTCCTCACAGTTCACTGATgtgtctgagctcagatttaCTAAAAATGTCTACAAGTCAGTATATGCAGTGGCTCATGCTCTTGACAATTTTATCAAATGTGATGATGTTAGAAGGCCGCTTTCTGATGCCAGCTGTTACAACACCAAACACGTTCAACCGTGGCAG GTATTGCAGTATCTAAACTTTGTAAATTTTACCACTGTGGATGGGGAAAgagtttattttgacaaaaatggtgACTCACCAGCAAGATATgaactttttaatttacaaattacaaacaaaGGAACCATGGAAGGTAAAACTGTTGGCATTTTTGATGCTTCTCTTCAAGATGACAACCAGTTTATTATGAACAACATCTCAGTTGTCTGGGGCAATGGCCTGACCGAG GTGCCTGTGTCAGATTGCAGCAATAAATGTCTCCCAGGAAGTTATAAGGTTCTCCAAAAAGGAAAACCCATTTGCTGTCATGATTGCATACCCTGTCCAGCAGGTGAAATCAGTAATTTAACAG AGTCACCACAATGCATGGAATGTCCACCAGAGTTCTGGTCCAACAAACAAAGAGATGCCTGCATCTTAAAATCAATAGAGTTTCTGGCATATGACGAAATTTTGGGGATACTGCTGGCAATACTTTCTCTGCTTGGAATTTTTCTAACCTTGATCACAACTCTAATCTTCTACAAACACAAGGAGACTCCTTTAGTACGTGCCAACAACTCCGAGCTGAGCTTCCTGCTACTCTTCTCCTtgactttgtgtttcctgtgttctctGACCTTCATCGGTCGTCCAACTGAGTGGTCCTGCATGCTGCGACACACAGCATTTGGCATCACCTTTGTACTCTCCATATCATGTGTTCTGGGTAAAACAATAGTTGTTTTAATAGCCTTCAGGGCTACACTTCCAGGCAGTAATGTCATGAAATGGTTTGGGCCTGCACAGCAGAGAATCAGCGTTCTGGCTTTAACATTAATACAAGTTTTGATTTGCATACTTTGGCTATCATTGAGCCCTCCTTTTCCTTTTATGAATTTGTTGCTTTATGAGGACAGAATCATTTTACAGTGTAGTCTTGGGACAGCTGTTGGGTTTTGTGCTGTTTTGGGGTATATAGGCCTTCTGGCtatattgtgttttgtttttgcctttttggccCGAAAGCTGCCGGATAACTTTAATGAAGCTAAATTTATCACTTTCAGCATGTTGATATTTTGCACAGTTTGGATTACATTCATCCCAGCATATGTCAGCTCTCCTGGAAAGTTTACAGATGCTGTGGAAATATTTGCCATTTTGGCCTCCTCCTATGGACTCCTATTCTGCATCTTTCTGCCAAAATGTTATATCATCTTGTTAAAACCAGAGCAGAATACCAAGAAAAATATGATGGGAAAAGGCACCTAA
- the LOC108240876 gene encoding extracellular calcium-sensing receptor-like: MTSTKLTKQGWALIHLLFVASFIVAEEPECRQRGDPENPQLVKDGDIMLGGVFSFHNNWKEKQETYLHKPLPLQCTSLNFREFQLAQAMLFAIEEINNSSDLLPGIFLGYKIYDTCGSIARSVKVALALLNSNDNISAPSKACTKPAHVQAIMGEASSSPSTAIATVIGSFSIPLISHFATCACLSDKTRYPSFLRTIPSDYHQSRALAHLVKYFGWTWVGAVRTNDDYGNSGMATFTETAEQLGICLEYSVSFFRTDSSYKILRNIDIIRTSTSKVIVAFLSQADMDVLIHEFSKQNLTGYQWVGTEAWIFDFQTAAADTNHILDGAIGLSIPKAHVSGLKEFIFNVKPLNLTDKDFFTEFYEALFSCKFKQSQSGEIQTECTGHEDLTGVENTFTDMSLMPIFNNMYKGVYAVAHALDNILSCNETCKNSVQLDPYTILQHIQRIHFETKGGDEVYFNEHGDPAAKYEIINWQPRESGIVNFVTVGFYDASLPADKQMDVQTESLIWAQKAMQVPVSVCSEKCPPGTRKVLQKGKPVCCYDCIRCAEGEISNNTDSVACVRCSPEFWSNDRRDACLKKEAVFLSYEEIMGALLTVASLFGTCMTAIVAVIFIKYRKTPLVRANNSELSFLLLFSLTLCFLCSLTFIGRPSEWSCMLRHTAFGITFVLCISCVLGKTMVVLMAFKATLPGTNMMKWFGPAQQRLSVLGFTLMQLIICVAWLAISPPFPSKNFKEFKDKIILECALGSAIGFWSVLGYIGLLAILCFIFAFLARKLPDNFNEAKFITFSMLIFCAVWLTFIPAYVSSPGKFSVAVEIFAILASSFGLLICIFIPKCYIMLMKPEKNTKKNLMGKGPPKAF, translated from the exons ATGACATCTACAAAATTGACAAAGCAGGGTTGGGCACTCATACATCTGTTGTTTGTGGCATCTTTCATTGTTGCTGAAGAACCAGAATGCAGACAAAGAGGAGATCCTGAAAACCCTCAGTTAGTCAAGGATGGTGACATTATGTTAGGTGGAGTTTTCTCGTTTCACAAcaactggaaagaaaaacaggaaacgtACTTACACAAACCTCTGCCACTGCAATGTACCAG TTTAAATTTCAGAGAATTCCAGTTAGCCCAGGCTATGCTTTTTGCCATCGAGGAGATTAACAACAGCTCAGACCTGCTGCCAGGAATCTTTCTGGGCTATAAAATATATGATACTTGTGGATCCATTGCTAGAAGTGTAAAAGTTGCACTGGCACTGCTTAACAGTAATGACAATATATCTGCTCCTTCTAAAGCATGTACAAAACCTGCACATGTGCAGGCCATAATGGGAGAAGCCTCTTCATCTCCCAGCACAGCAATTGCTACTGTTATTGGTTCATTTTCTATTCCACTG atcaGCCACTTTGCTACATGTGCTTGTCTCAGTGATAAAACTAGGTACCCATCTTTTCTCAGAACCATACCCAGTGACTACCATCAGAGCAGAGCTCTGGCTCATTTGGTCAAATACTTTGGATGGACTTGGGTTGGAGCTGTTAGAACCAATGATGATTATGGTAACAGCGGCATGGCAACATTCACAGAAACTGCAGAGCAGCTGGGCATCTGTCTGGaatattctgtttctttttttagaacagATTCATCATACAAAATACTAagaaatattgatattattagGACTTCAACTTCAAAAGTGATTGTTGCTTTCCTCTCCCAAGCTGACATGGATGTGCTTATTCATGAGTTTTCCAAACAGAACTTGACTGGGTACCAGTGGGTTGGTACTGAAGCTTGGATCTTTGattttcaaacagctgcagccgaTACAAATCACATCCTGGATGGAGCTATAGGCCTGTCTATCCCAAAAGCACATGTCAGTGGTCTGAAAGagtttatatttaatgtaaaaccaCTTAATTTGACAGATAAAGACTTTTTTACAGAGTTCTATGAGGCACTTTTCAGCTGTAAATTTAAGCAGTCACAATCCGGGGAGATTCAGACAGAATGTACTGGACATGAGGATCTGACTGGAGTGGAAAACACCTTCACTGACATGTCACTCATGCCCATTTTCAACAACATGTATAAAGGAGTGTATGCAGTGGCCCATGCTCTGGACAATATTCTCAGTTGTAatgaaacatgcaaaaacagtGTGCAGCTAGATCCATACACA ATTTTACAGCATATACAAAGGATTCACTTTGAGACAAAAGGAGGAGATgaggtttattttaatgaacatgGAGATCCAGcagcaaaatatgaaattataAACTGGCAGCCAAGAGAAAGTGGTATTGTAAACTTTGTCACTGTTGGTTTTTATGATGCATCAttacctgcagacaaacagatggatgTGCAAACTGAGTCTTTAATCTGGGCACAAAAAGCAATGCAG GTTCCTGTCTCAGTTTGCAGTGAGAAGTGTCCACCAGGAACCCGTAAAGTTCTTCAGAAAGGAAAACCAGTTTGCTGCTATGACTGTATAAGATGTGCAGAGGGAGAAATAAGCAACAACACAG ATTCTGTTGCCTGTGTGAGATGCTCTCCTGAGTTCTGGTCAAATGATAGACGAGATGCTTGTTTAAAGAAGGAGGCCGTGTTTCTGTCATATGAAGAGATTATGGGAGCACTGCTCACCGTAGCCTCTTTATTTGGAACATGTATGACTGCAATTGTAGCTGTCATTTTCATTAAATACAGGAAAACTCCTCTTGTCAGAGCAaacaactctgagctgagcttcctgctgcttttctccttgactctgtgttttctctgctctctgaccTTCATTGGACGTCCCTCTGAGTGGTCCTGTATGCTCCGTCACACAGCTTTTGGCATCACCTTTGTTCTCTGCATCTCTTGTGTTCTTGGAAAAACAATGGTAGTACTAATGGCATTTAAAGCTACACTTCCTGGAACAAATATGATGAAATGGTTTGGGCCAGCGCAGCAGAGACTCAGTGTTCTGGGTTTTACTCTTATGCAGTTGATCATATGTGTCGCCTGGTTAGCAATTTCCCCTCCTTTTCCATctaaaaattttaaagaattCAAAGATAAAATCATTTTGGAGTGTGCTCTGGGCTCAGCTATAGGCTTCTGGTCTGTGCTTGGGTACATTGGACTTTTGgcaattttgtgtttcatttttgcttttctggcTCGCAAACTGCCTGATAATTTCAATGAAGCAAAGTTTATCACTTTTAGCATGTTGATATTCTGTGCAGTATGGCTCACTTTTATCCCAGCATACGTCAGCTCTCCTGGGAAATTTAGTGTTGCTGTAGAAATCTTCGCCATTCTTGCTTCTAGTTTTGGACTGCTGATTTGTATCTTCATCCCAAAGTGTTACATCATGTTgatgaaaccagaaaaaaatacaaagaagaaTTTGATGGGGAAAGGGCCACCAAAGGCATTCTAA